One Candidatus Eremiobacteraceae bacterium genomic region harbors:
- a CDS encoding tyrosine-type recombinase/integrase, with protein MKQAKPRLPKLPVPASAKVEFGLPALVDADGAVSRAAFYACQSLARNTIRSYNSAWRQVVARCERWNVCPLPMAPTVAADLIAGMADDWYEASTIRATLSVIAKAHRLAGLPSPTDVLLVRDVMRGISRLYGGSPSRQKLAVTADELRGMAAAAAKRPWPHGIQEWAVIALTFFCGLRREETVALDVEDLEFASDRLTIHLIKSKKDQYGRGAEVVIERLPDDPQLCPVAAVEAWLEVLGETSGPLFRRIYPGNQVQGRLSAWSVAEYVKRFAPAVGLSPADVGAHSLRAGCVTELKERGVDDVVIAAHVRHASLQSLQAYYRPRQRRVNIARALLS; from the coding sequence ATGAAACAAGCGAAGCCGCGCCTCCCCAAGCTGCCGGTCCCCGCTTCTGCGAAAGTCGAGTTCGGGTTGCCCGCTCTCGTCGACGCTGACGGCGCCGTCTCTCGCGCCGCGTTCTACGCGTGTCAAAGCTTGGCGCGCAACACGATCCGCTCGTACAACAGCGCATGGCGTCAGGTGGTGGCGCGATGCGAGCGGTGGAACGTGTGTCCGTTGCCGATGGCGCCGACGGTCGCCGCGGATCTCATCGCGGGGATGGCCGACGACTGGTACGAGGCCTCGACCATTCGCGCCACGTTGAGCGTGATCGCCAAGGCGCATCGGTTGGCCGGTCTGCCCAGTCCGACGGACGTCCTTCTCGTCCGCGACGTCATGCGGGGAATCTCTCGGCTCTACGGCGGCTCGCCGAGTCGGCAGAAGCTGGCGGTCACCGCCGACGAGCTGCGCGGCATGGCGGCGGCCGCGGCCAAGCGGCCGTGGCCGCACGGCATCCAGGAATGGGCGGTGATCGCGCTGACGTTCTTCTGCGGGTTGCGGCGCGAGGAGACGGTCGCGCTCGACGTCGAGGATCTCGAGTTCGCGTCCGACCGGCTGACGATTCATCTCATCAAGAGCAAGAAGGATCAGTACGGGCGCGGCGCCGAGGTCGTGATCGAGCGTCTGCCCGACGATCCGCAGCTCTGCCCGGTCGCCGCCGTCGAGGCCTGGCTCGAGGTCCTCGGCGAAACCAGCGGTCCGCTCTTCCGACGCATCTACCCGGGCAACCAGGTGCAGGGCCGCCTGAGCGCCTGGAGCGTCGCCGAGTACGTCAAACGGTTCGCTCCGGCGGTGGGTCTTTCTCCCGCCGACGTCGGCGCGCACTCGCTGCGCGCCGGCTGCGTGACGGAATTGAAGGAACGCGGCGTCGACGACGTCGTCATCGCCGCGCACGTCCGTCACGCGAGCTTGCAGTCGCTGCAAGCCTACTATCGTCCGCGCCAGCGTCGCGTCAACATCGCCCGGGCGCTTCTCTCATGA
- a CDS encoding helix-turn-helix domain-containing protein, whose translation MRRRTTVASPDCRKRLGRVTSFGARVGDERRTESPFLTVAETAACLKVSRQTVRNLIELGLLPVVRLSPLGRRILTKKLDEMAAGGSLGMLAPRVDD comes from the coding sequence CTGCGTCGCCGGACTACGGTTGCCTCGCCAGATTGTCGCAAACGCCTCGGCCGCGTCACGTCTTTCGGAGCGCGAGTCGGCGACGAGCGGCGTACCGAGTCGCCCTTCCTCACCGTCGCGGAGACGGCGGCCTGCCTCAAAGTGTCGCGGCAGACCGTGCGCAACCTCATCGAGCTGGGCCTTCTTCCGGTCGTCCGACTCTCGCCGCTGGGCAGACGCATACTAACGAAGAAACTCGACGAAATGGCCGCGGGCGGCTCGCTCGGGATGCTCGCACCGCGAGTCGATGATTGA
- a CDS encoding helix-turn-helix domain-containing protein, protein MKINRRPVAKSGVKPPNRRPYESAEPAVLTVEETAAYLRISPHSAYIMSRNGLLPIVRPLKRRTLVIKKLLDEAIVDRTLGTRIFEPAAS, encoded by the coding sequence ATGAAGATCAACCGCCGGCCTGTGGCCAAGAGCGGAGTCAAACCGCCGAACAGACGGCCTTACGAGTCGGCCGAACCCGCGGTCCTCACCGTCGAAGAGACGGCCGCGTACCTTCGGATCTCGCCCCACTCGGCCTACATCATGAGCCGGAACGGGCTGCTGCCGATCGTCCGTCCGCTCAAGCGACGGACGCTCGTCATCAAGAAGCTGCTCGACGAGGCTATCGTGGACCGCACGCTCGGCACGAGGATCTTCGAGCCGGCCGCATCGTGA